The DNA sequence AGGGTTTAACCCCCCGGTGGCgtggtgggttaaacccttgtgccagcaggactgatgacttgaaggttgggttgctgggtcaaatccaacctgggaaaagtgtggatgagctccctctatcagctccagctccatgcggggacatgagagaagcctcccacaaaggtggtaaaaacatcaaagcatccagGCTCCACCCTGGGCAACGTTTTTGcacacagccaattctctcacaccagaagcaactcagtttctcaagtcgctcctgacatgtaaaaaacaaacaaaccacctGATGtcacaaaacaaaaagaagccTATTGCTTTAATGTTCTGGGTATATATGCCTAATCAGCATATGGTTTTCTGCTGCTGAGCTAAATTTCTGAATTATACGGTCTCATCCAGGAAGATCATTTTAAGTTCACAGAAAGGATAGATATTAGGAGGAACATCCTTAGTTTTTGGCAGTTTTGAGTAAAGTTAATTTTATCCAggtaaagtattttttttctgtttcttgaaCTCGAAAACTAATGAGCAGATTAAAAGCAATCAAAATGTAGAAAACTGCTACTAAGAACCAAAATAAATGTCATTTAAAACATAAGCATAGTTAGTTGTTTCAAAAAGCAAATAGTTTCATTTCCACATAACAATATCTGAAGATCATTCtcaatattattatactgttttttggagtttttttaaaagttgtaacaGAACTAGTGCTTCATTTGAATGGTCACAAAATGTAATGTGCCTGAGACGCTAGGATACAACAGTGCAATTATACTCTTCAAAATGTACTTGAGAAGAGAGTGCTTTCATATCCACTTCACAGAGCATTTATGACAAGATAAGATTCATAAGCAGCATGATATTACAATCAGATAACATACTGTTTGTGTTCCTATAAATAACTTGTGTAAGTAAAGAACACACCTAACTTTTGTATGAAATGCAGTAGCTATTGTTGTGAAGCTAGTGGAAGCAGAGTTTCTAAACTTCTAATGCTAGAATCTTAAATGTAGCACTGAATTATTTACAAATCTCAATGAAAATTTGATATCCATGAGTGCTTTTGAAAATGACCATTTCATAGAGGTAATTGACAGAACTGAAAATTGTTACCCACCAGAACAGCAGTCAAATTTTCATTAAAAGCCTTCTAACTCTTTCCCACAATTTACAGATGAAAGTGGTTCCATAACTAACACTAAAGCAGATACAGCTCAGAAGTTATCAGATGAAGATCTGAGGAAATTCTTGACAAGAAAAACTGTGGTAGCATTTCCTCAGAGAGCAAACCACCCTTCTCTTGAAGGGGAGCCTGTTTTCTCCTCCACAAGATACTTGAGCAAGAACTCAGAAGAGGAAGAATCATCCTCTTCATCAGGCTCTGAATCAGATTCCAGTTCTGATTCTGACGAAGAAGaaggtgatgataataatagcttCAAAAATATCGTAAAAACCAAAGTATCATTTCCAAGGCGAGATCCCATCTCTTCTGGTGATAGTGCAATGAATGCAAACAAAACCAGTGAAAAGTACTTTTCTCAAGAACAAGTCAAGAGTAAACAACATGTGAAAGTCCCTCATCATCTGAAAACAACAGAGACTCCAAACAACCAAGAGCAGTTTTATCAGGCCGCTCCTGATGACAAATTGTTAAAAACTGATTTGGTGAAACCTGCTGTAAAACAAAGTCCTAAAGAGAGACCCTTATACTGCACAGATGTGGGAACAAGAATTGTGGAAAATCGAAGGTCAGCAGGAGTTACATCTAAGCAATTTGTGGCATCTGTCCCTGAAACAGCTTCTAGTA is a window from the Anolis carolinensis isolate JA03-04 chromosome 3, rAnoCar3.1.pri, whole genome shotgun sequence genome containing:
- the ndufv3 gene encoding NADH dehydrogenase [ubiquinone] flavoprotein 3, mitochondrial; this encodes MAVSLFILFGRAAPFKTLQLQAWRLRSLPSAVSLCTKPEDSKKVSKKNESGSITNTKADTAQKLSDEDLRKFLTRKTVVAFPQRANHPSLEGEPVFSSTRYLSKNSEEEESSSSSGSESDSSSDSDEEEGDDNNSFKNIVKTKVSFPRRDPISSGDSAMNANKTSEKYFSQEQVKSKQHVKVPHHLKTTETPNNQEQFYQAAPDDKLLKTDLVKPAVKQSPKERPLYCTDVGTRIVENRRSAGVTSKQFVASVPETASSTLPLTKPMLHQSVVQNLTSLQQKESVTNEVQKTEMQRTASVLQEVLDDGIPVAETTENGETFVEAGVQTEQQSTLQETKPPVETAQETFDISSYKNLQHHEYTPYTFVDYDVLLSERRLPQPSSGRSSPRH